One part of the Lycium ferocissimum isolate CSIRO_LF1 chromosome 8, AGI_CSIRO_Lferr_CH_V1, whole genome shotgun sequence genome encodes these proteins:
- the LOC132066322 gene encoding uncharacterized protein LOC132066322: MKGNKTSIVAIIEHRVKEQVAGKIVKKIWPSWMWCHNYSTDGKGRLWVLWDPNEIHFDMVECKEQYIHGTVLAHTMRKKFNFTAIYGLHTIEKRKSLWTDLLSLQHNVQGPWICMGDYNAVLALEDRIMGNPVVQADIRDFNQFLVGAAMTEMRTVGRDYTWTNGHVMSRIDRAIVNSDWMQQYPQLEASVLDPYFSDHSHLCVKFDDPPIKPKPFKFFNHLAQHPEFLNHVKSAWGTQTATRLAPVWNKLKQVKWALKSLNNTEFAGVDTRVKSARQQLKDMQEKMRSMNTPSALFGAEKELRRQLEKWSTIEESVYKQKSRVQWLKLGDSNTAFFHASIKNRVSQNMIRSLVSANGNVINTEKGIEDEIIGFYRTLLSSTAKTLPAINLAVMKRGRILDRGQQLRLIAYEKR, encoded by the coding sequence ATGAAGGGGAATAAGACTAGTATTGTAGCAATCATAGAGCATAGGGTGAAAGAGCAGGTTGCAggaaaaatagtaaaaaagatCTGGCCATCTTGGATGTGGTGTCATAACTACTCCACTGATGGGAAAGGAAGACTTTGGGTATTGTGGGATCCAAATGAGATACATTTTGATATGGTAGAGTGCAAGGAGCAGTATATTCACGGCACAGTTCTGGCACACACTATGAGGAAAAAATTTAACTTCACAGCCATATATGGATTGCATACAATTGAAAAGAGGAAAAGCTTGTGGACTGATTTGCTCAGCTTGCAACACAATGTACAGGGCCCTTGGATTTGTATGGGTGACTATAATGCAGTACTTGCGCTAGAGGACAGAATAATGGGTAATCCTGTAGTGCAGGCAGACATCAGAGATTTCAATCAGTTCCTAGTTGGTGCTGCTATGACTGAGATGAGGACTGTGGGGAGGGATTATACGTGGACCAATGGACATGTGATGAGCAGGATCGATAGGGCCATTGTGAATTCAGACTGGATGCAACAATATCCCCAACTGGAAGCCTCTGTATTGGACCCTTATTTTTCTGATCACTCCCATTTATGTGTCAAATTTGACGACCCTCCGATAAAGCCCAAACCATTTAAATTCTTCAACCACCTAGCACAACACCCCGAATTTCTTAATCATGTTAAATCAGCCTGGGGGACCCAAACAGCTACTAGATTGGCACCAGTTTGGAACAAGCTCAAACAAGTTAAATGGGCACTCAAGAGCCTAAACAATACTGAGTTTGCGGGGGTCGACACGAGGGTAAAAAGTGCTAGGCAACAGTTGAAGGATATGCAAGAGAAGATGAGAAGCATGAATACACCGAGTGCACTGTTCGGGGCAGAGAAAGAATTAAGGAGGCAACTGGAGAAATGGAGTACCATTGAAGAGAGTGTATATAAACAAAAGTCCAGGGTGCAATGGCTCAAGCTGGGGGACTCTAATACTGCCTTTTTCCATGCTTCAATAAAGAATCGAGTCAGCCAAAACATGATCAGGAGCTTGGTAAGCGCAAATGGCAATGTGATAAACACAGAGAAGGGGATTGAAGATGAAATTATAGGGTTCTATAGGACTCTATTGAGCTCCACTGCTAAAACACTGCCTGCTATTAATTTAGCTGTTATGAAAAGAGGTAGAATTCTAGATAGAGGCCAACAATTACGCCTCATTGCTTATGAAAAGAGGTAG